Proteins from a single region of Candidatus Dependentiae bacterium:
- a CDS encoding TfoX/Sxy family protein — protein MAVNGYANYILDLLLPLGNMRARKMFGGFGIYKNGIFFALIINNILYFKVDAANQSDYESFDSKPFTYTNKNDKLVSMSYWEVPIDILENQNKLEQWVEKAVQAAQRAKK, from the coding sequence ATGGCTGTTAATGGCTACGCCAACTATATTTTAGATCTTTTACTGCCGCTCGGTAACATGAGGGCCCGCAAAATGTTTGGCGGTTTTGGTATCTACAAAAATGGCATTTTCTTTGCCCTCATCATCAATAATATTTTGTACTTCAAAGTTGATGCAGCCAACCAATCAGATTATGAATCATTCGATTCAAAGCCATTTACCTACACCAATAAAAACGACAAACTTGTGAGCATGAGCTACTGGGAAGTCCCTATCGATATTCTTGAAAATCAAAACAAGCTTGAGCAATGGGTTGAAAAGGCCGTTCAAGCTGCACAGCGTGCCAAAAAATAG
- a CDS encoding translocation/assembly module TamB domain-containing protein yields the protein MIKTLFRFAGACLCGLILSLWILQNNHRIQQLISEKIISSLQESWKVRVDTKNLQFNFFTSSAYCVGGFFTPTDDKKFSWHFDECKIKVSPFDLIFKKRLCLEITFNQISAKTQVSEQQIDIIQHIFTMFEIDDDDLKIRVSSIKINNLDVECAWNKSIIKSSMQGTFYLAKKKDEHRPDRSWEGYVNLISATTKIDDCIFVDQASGSGQIFKNKQNDSWDVQADLSFLSSLFDPVNSYKAHIAWAPDKWAVELTNADATKLNMNYAQNQVSITGVIPLTPVVHSLNSIQAKPCRALHVQGLCSVDLQGSFHDGYGDVKGTCQVSDGLVGPISWKRIDIACKTPKPFVFAGSAEVHLSPSLMLKTLFAYNYKDNQGLVKLSNKTPISLIRGPLRAEWLIKPDQLKASLQLNKEVAKAHYSCHVVDTSSDERVSLQGTCFMRDDQIWASGTLLNQADASGRPSMFGLKAVRDPSFLIQRFIYQNKNERLIDLHALKTDPTKLEGSIKYALIHSYFDPTFQRAMFGSNCAFDLKLNQNSYEHLDGSLKLASGRFYIPDSRNLITRIATDFSLDLPRRKIALTETSIGFCKGVLRCPRATISFDEHGEVSTIHAPLSMDHLFINWKRDFYGFIYGNFLLSKMPNSGMNLSGNVVLERSLLKDNILSQDDLGNVSGPVGLFNLGSHQLEVDIAVTTEKPMRVVTDSLESSAHLDMRVQYEHNNDVLQIPRITGAITLDGGYLKFLRNQLHIEHGRIQFLTNQMNDPLIDLTAKNKINKYQIMLQVTGSVQKPTIILESSPELTEEQVFGLLIAGSEDTTLQAALPAMLMQHLHKILLGSKRRIPHGASLIQKLTKPLQYVQITPNFTDQSGRGGIKGTVSVDLNDQFHAQIQKNFNLQDDFSFYLQYMLSDDISLRAVKDQRGEIGSEVEVRLRL from the coding sequence ATGATAAAGACGTTATTCCGCTTTGCGGGAGCGTGTCTGTGCGGACTCATTCTTTCTTTGTGGATTTTACAAAATAATCATCGTATTCAACAGTTGATATCTGAAAAAATTATTTCGTCACTGCAAGAGAGTTGGAAAGTTCGCGTTGATACCAAAAATTTACAGTTCAATTTTTTTACATCTTCGGCGTATTGTGTCGGAGGCTTTTTTACGCCTACAGATGATAAAAAGTTTTCATGGCACTTTGATGAGTGTAAGATTAAGGTTTCCCCCTTTGATCTTATTTTTAAAAAAAGGCTTTGTTTAGAAATTACGTTTAATCAGATTTCTGCAAAGACGCAGGTCAGTGAGCAACAAATTGATATTATTCAGCACATTTTTACCATGTTTGAGATTGATGATGATGATTTAAAAATCAGAGTATCTTCTATTAAAATTAATAACCTCGATGTTGAATGTGCATGGAATAAGAGCATTATAAAATCGAGTATGCAGGGTACTTTTTATCTTGCAAAAAAGAAAGATGAGCATCGCCCAGACCGATCATGGGAAGGGTATGTAAACTTGATCTCAGCAACTACAAAAATTGATGATTGTATTTTTGTTGACCAGGCATCAGGAAGTGGGCAAATCTTTAAAAACAAGCAGAATGATTCCTGGGATGTTCAGGCAGACTTGTCGTTTTTGAGTTCATTGTTTGACCCTGTAAATTCTTATAAAGCACATATTGCCTGGGCTCCAGATAAGTGGGCCGTTGAGCTAACCAATGCAGATGCAACAAAATTAAATATGAATTACGCCCAAAACCAGGTAAGTATCACGGGTGTTATTCCACTCACCCCAGTTGTGCATTCTTTGAATAGTATTCAAGCCAAACCGTGTAGAGCGCTTCACGTCCAAGGGCTTTGTTCTGTAGACTTGCAAGGCTCTTTTCATGATGGATATGGTGATGTCAAAGGAACATGCCAAGTGAGTGATGGATTGGTTGGGCCGATTTCATGGAAGCGTATTGATATTGCTTGCAAGACTCCAAAGCCATTTGTATTTGCAGGATCTGCCGAGGTGCATCTTTCACCCTCGCTCATGCTTAAAACATTATTTGCTTATAATTACAAAGATAATCAGGGGCTTGTAAAACTTTCTAACAAGACACCTATCAGTCTCATTCGAGGCCCCTTGCGAGCAGAATGGTTAATTAAACCTGATCAATTAAAAGCTTCATTGCAGTTGAATAAAGAGGTTGCAAAGGCACACTACTCCTGTCACGTTGTCGACACATCAAGCGATGAGCGAGTATCGTTGCAAGGTACATGCTTTATGCGTGATGATCAAATCTGGGCATCGGGAACTCTTTTAAATCAGGCCGATGCATCAGGGCGACCAAGTATGTTTGGGCTTAAAGCTGTTCGAGATCCTTCATTTCTTATTCAACGATTTATCTATCAAAATAAAAATGAACGATTAATTGATTTGCATGCACTCAAGACCGATCCGACTAAGCTTGAAGGATCAATCAAATACGCGCTCATTCATTCCTATTTTGATCCTACATTTCAGCGAGCTATGTTTGGAAGTAATTGTGCTTTTGATCTTAAGCTCAACCAAAATTCATACGAGCATCTTGATGGATCGCTTAAGCTTGCTTCAGGTCGTTTTTACATTCCCGATAGCCGAAACTTAATTACACGTATTGCAACAGATTTTTCTCTGGATTTGCCACGTCGAAAAATTGCACTGACTGAGACTTCGATCGGATTTTGCAAGGGCGTGCTCCGTTGCCCCCGAGCAACAATCTCCTTTGATGAGCATGGAGAGGTCAGTACAATTCATGCACCTCTTTCGATGGATCATTTGTTTATTAATTGGAAGCGCGATTTTTATGGCTTTATTTATGGAAACTTTTTGTTATCAAAAATGCCAAACTCGGGAATGAATCTTTCTGGCAATGTTGTTCTTGAACGTTCTTTGCTTAAGGACAATATTTTATCTCAAGATGATCTTGGGAATGTGAGTGGGCCGGTTGGTTTGTTTAACTTAGGTTCACACCAACTAGAAGTTGATATTGCCGTCACAACCGAAAAGCCTATGCGTGTGGTGACTGATTCATTGGAAAGTTCGGCTCATCTTGATATGCGCGTTCAGTATGAGCACAACAATGATGTATTGCAGATTCCACGTATTACCGGCGCAATAACATTGGATGGTGGGTATTTAAAATTTTTACGTAACCAGCTTCATATTGAACACGGAAGAATTCAATTTCTTACAAATCAAATGAATGACCCACTCATTGATTTAACCGCAAAGAACAAAATTAATAAGTATCAAATTATGCTTCAAGTCACCGGCTCTGTTCAAAAGCCGACTATTATTCTTGAATCATCACCTGAGCTTACCGAAGAGCAGGTATTTGGGCTTTTGATTGCAGGTTCGGAAGATACAACACTTCAAGCTGCTTTACCTGCAATGCTTATGCAACATTTACATAAAATTTTGCTTGGATCTAAGCGGCGTATACCTCATGGAGCTTCTCTCATTCAAAAGCTTACTAAGCCACTGCAATATGTTCAGATCACTCCAAACTTCACCGATCAGTCCGGACGGGGTGGAATTAAAGGAACGGTGTCGGTTGATTTAAATGATCAGTTCCATGCGCAGATTCAAAAAAACTTTAATCTACAAGATGATTTTTCTTTCTATCTTCAGTACATGCTTTCAGATGATATTAGTTTGCGAGCGGTCAAAGATCAGCGTGGAGAAATCGGCTCTGAAGTTGAGGTGAGACTGAGGCTTTGA
- a CDS encoding glycosyltransferase family 4 protein — translation MTKHVKKIFFYILFLLLIQPIMYAHDHNHIELLSACCPPQRSVHKQKKMSVLSIFTSHWMGGAEMCALAIHKLLHQASYNAYMLVYKDSPLQKYIQELYLPHYTTNVFLQKNKNDWEQSIKQQIRIICCTRKIKLVQCHTPAMAQLVRAATQGLRLKIVLMYHGIDAIDFSKFEKLDGVITVNPSNEPLIRQANNQLKLGIKKITQIYPFFNEERFLKFKPKKLTRQDFFKQYDFDVSEHDAPVISMVANFYGKLKNPLGDYASRKNQELLIRALHVLINECGKKAYVVFLGDGPDRASCAQLSKDLGIDQFICFAGFCKEVEAFLYYTDIHVLTSALEPLGIVYLEAGLMKKPSLGACGTGADYTIVDGVTGFIFKNNDLKDVVDKLEILIDNSALRIKMGHNAFAFVTGRDSFNLKKRAFLATNKFQKLEAFYKQLCF, via the coding sequence ATGACTAAGCACGTCAAAAAAATTTTTTTTTATATTCTTTTTTTACTACTGATTCAGCCCATCATGTATGCGCATGATCATAATCACATAGAATTACTCAGTGCTTGCTGCCCTCCTCAGCGCTCTGTGCACAAGCAAAAAAAAATGAGTGTGCTTTCCATTTTTACAAGCCACTGGATGGGTGGAGCTGAGATGTGTGCATTGGCAATTCATAAACTTTTGCATCAGGCTTCATATAACGCTTACATGCTTGTCTATAAAGATTCACCATTGCAAAAGTATATTCAAGAGCTTTATTTACCGCATTACACTACAAACGTTTTTCTTCAAAAAAATAAAAATGATTGGGAACAATCAATCAAACAACAAATTCGTATTATTTGTTGTACGCGTAAAATTAAGCTTGTTCAATGTCATACACCTGCAATGGCTCAGCTTGTTCGTGCTGCAACTCAAGGATTACGACTAAAAATAGTCTTGATGTATCACGGCATTGATGCCATTGATTTTTCAAAATTTGAAAAATTAGATGGTGTTATTACCGTTAATCCAAGCAATGAGCCGCTTATTAGGCAAGCAAACAATCAGCTTAAATTGGGCATAAAAAAAATAACTCAAATATATCCATTTTTTAATGAAGAGCGTTTTTTAAAATTCAAGCCAAAAAAGCTTACGCGACAAGATTTTTTTAAACAATATGATTTTGATGTTTCTGAGCATGATGCTCCTGTTATCAGCATGGTGGCAAACTTTTATGGCAAGCTTAAAAATCCTCTTGGTGATTATGCATCTCGAAAAAATCAAGAGCTTTTGATCCGAGCATTGCATGTATTAATAAATGAATGCGGAAAAAAAGCATATGTTGTGTTTCTGGGGGATGGCCCCGATAGAGCGTCGTGTGCACAGCTGAGTAAAGATCTTGGTATTGATCAATTTATTTGTTTTGCAGGGTTTTGCAAAGAAGTAGAAGCGTTTTTGTATTATACCGATATTCATGTTTTAACCTCCGCATTAGAACCTTTAGGGATTGTGTATCTTGAAGCAGGGCTTATGAAAAAACCATCACTAGGAGCATGCGGTACTGGGGCTGATTATACGATTGTTGATGGTGTTACCGGTTTTATATTTAAGAATAATGATCTCAAGGATGTTGTTGATAAGCTTGAAATTCTTATTGATAATTCTGCGCTTCGTATAAAAATGGGGCACAATGCATTTGCGTTCGTTACTGGTCGCGACTCATTTAACCTAAAAAAAAGAGCCTTTCTAGCAACGAATAAATTTCAAAAGCTTGAGGCTTTTTATAAACAGCTTTGTTTTTAA
- a CDS encoding leucine--tRNA ligase has translation MSYDFKAVETKWREAWKKNPYFKTRNDQSGKKYYCLDMFPYPSGSGLHVGHWKGYVLSDVYARIKLLQGYNVLHPMGWDAFGLPAENDAIKKGIQPKIGTAKNIAVFKEQLAHIGAIYDWDKELDTTDSKYYKWTQWIFLQMFKAGLAYEEETAINWCPSCLTGLANEEVVSGGCERCGTLVLPKKVRQWILRITNYAEKLLEGLDRLEWPEKVKLMQRNWIGKSHGARITFKTENNIELAVYTTTPETLFGLTFIVVAPDHEIVSSITTTEQKEKVLAYQEEYLHHSTRENTIEVQEKTGVFTGSFAVNPLNGRKVPVYLANYVLKDYGTGIVMGVPGNCQVDLDFARLFDLPVIPVLKPYQEQSDYLDAQGNVVKAYELDGTLVNSSEFDGLDRKEAFTKVVELLKQKNCAEFTTMYRMRDWVFSRQRYWGEPIPLVHCAACGVVPVPEDQLPIQLPEVEHYQPTGTGESPLAGIHEWVNTTCPSCNGPAKRETNTMPQWAGSCWYFLRYPNPDLDTAFGSPEDMKYWMPVDLYVGGIEHAILHLLYARFYIKVLYDLGHLPFDEPFKQLFNQGMVCKKSETTGRVEKMSKSKGNVVNPNEIVEELGSDTLRMYMLFMGPPELDTEWQTESIRGVRSFLNRLWDFLNNPAHVLAPAKQADEKSQRRFHQFLKAYQERIEQFKVNTAVSAIMEYLNDMQSGKLVFDQALLEQFLVALSIMVPHFASELIEQLLGKQLSACTWPTFDAQLAYVNEVEIAVQVNGKLRGAVQATRGASQTDVEAAARKTIEKWLENVTVVKVIFVADRLINFVIR, from the coding sequence ATGAGTTATGATTTTAAAGCCGTAGAGACAAAGTGGCGTGAAGCGTGGAAAAAAAATCCATACTTCAAAACACGTAATGATCAATCAGGAAAGAAATATTACTGCCTTGATATGTTCCCCTATCCATCAGGTTCTGGCCTGCACGTAGGGCACTGGAAAGGTTATGTACTTTCTGATGTCTACGCACGCATTAAATTACTCCAAGGTTACAATGTCCTGCACCCTATGGGCTGGGACGCATTTGGATTACCTGCAGAAAATGATGCAATCAAAAAGGGTATTCAACCTAAAATTGGTACCGCAAAAAATATTGCGGTCTTTAAAGAACAGCTTGCACACATTGGCGCTATCTATGATTGGGATAAAGAGCTTGATACCACCGATTCAAAATACTACAAATGGACGCAGTGGATTTTCTTGCAAATGTTCAAAGCAGGCCTTGCTTATGAAGAAGAAACAGCTATTAATTGGTGCCCTTCTTGCTTAACGGGTCTTGCAAACGAAGAAGTTGTGAGTGGCGGTTGTGAGCGCTGTGGAACATTAGTACTTCCTAAAAAAGTACGTCAATGGATTTTGCGCATCACCAACTATGCTGAAAAGCTTCTTGAAGGGCTTGATCGTCTTGAATGGCCTGAAAAAGTTAAACTCATGCAACGCAACTGGATTGGTAAGAGTCATGGCGCTCGTATCACTTTTAAAACGGAAAACAACATAGAATTAGCGGTTTACACAACAACGCCAGAAACTCTTTTTGGGCTGACCTTTATTGTTGTTGCTCCCGATCATGAGATTGTTAGTTCAATCACAACAACTGAACAAAAAGAAAAAGTTTTGGCGTATCAAGAAGAATATCTTCATCATTCAACCCGTGAAAACACCATTGAAGTTCAAGAAAAAACTGGCGTCTTTACAGGCAGTTTTGCAGTCAACCCACTCAATGGTCGAAAAGTTCCTGTTTATCTTGCTAACTATGTACTCAAAGATTATGGAACTGGAATTGTTATGGGCGTTCCAGGAAACTGCCAAGTAGATCTTGATTTTGCACGTCTTTTTGACTTACCAGTTATTCCCGTGCTTAAACCTTATCAAGAGCAGTCAGATTATCTTGATGCTCAGGGTAACGTTGTTAAAGCATATGAACTTGACGGAACACTGGTCAACTCCAGTGAATTTGACGGCCTTGATCGAAAAGAAGCATTCACCAAAGTTGTAGAGTTGCTCAAACAAAAAAATTGCGCTGAATTTACTACCATGTACCGCATGCGCGACTGGGTTTTTTCACGCCAGCGCTACTGGGGTGAACCTATTCCACTCGTCCACTGTGCCGCTTGTGGTGTGGTACCCGTACCTGAAGATCAACTCCCCATCCAACTTCCTGAAGTTGAACACTATCAACCAACTGGAACCGGTGAATCTCCGCTTGCAGGCATTCATGAATGGGTAAACACAACCTGCCCTTCATGTAATGGTCCTGCAAAACGCGAAACCAACACCATGCCTCAATGGGCTGGTTCATGCTGGTATTTCTTACGCTACCCAAATCCAGATCTTGATACCGCATTTGGTAGCCCTGAAGATATGAAATACTGGATGCCCGTCGACCTGTATGTCGGCGGCATTGAGCATGCTATTTTGCATCTTTTGTATGCACGTTTTTACATCAAAGTACTCTATGACCTTGGACATCTTCCTTTTGATGAGCCGTTCAAGCAACTCTTTAATCAAGGCATGGTCTGCAAAAAGTCTGAAACTACCGGACGTGTTGAAAAAATGTCCAAGTCAAAAGGTAATGTTGTTAACCCTAACGAAATTGTTGAAGAGCTTGGTTCTGACACGCTGCGCATGTACATGCTCTTTATGGGACCACCTGAACTAGATACGGAATGGCAGACAGAATCTATTCGAGGCGTACGAAGCTTTTTAAATCGCCTCTGGGATTTTTTGAATAATCCAGCTCATGTACTCGCACCAGCTAAACAGGCTGATGAAAAGTCACAACGTCGCTTTCATCAATTCTTAAAAGCGTATCAAGAGCGTATCGAGCAATTTAAAGTAAATACTGCAGTTTCGGCAATTATGGAATATTTGAACGATATGCAATCTGGAAAATTGGTTTTTGATCAAGCATTACTTGAACAATTTTTAGTTGCGCTTTCAATTATGGTTCCACACTTTGCAAGTGAACTCATTGAGCAATTGCTGGGCAAACAACTGAGTGCATGCACGTGGCCTACATTTGATGCACAACTTGCCTATGTTAACGAAGTGGAAATTGCGGTTCAAGTGAATGGTAAATTGCGTGGAGCAGTTCAGGCAACGCGTGGAGCTTCTCAAACAGATGTTGAAGCTGCAGCTCGCAAAACCATAGAAAAGTGGCTTGAAAATGTTACGGTGGTCAAAGTAATCTTTGTTGCTGATCGCTTGATTAACTTTGTAATACGATAA
- a CDS encoding exo-alpha-sialidase has protein sequence MNKSSYKKTNTLSVLLSLFLLVTCAHATPSLQLCDNMTQMHAPTIIEGNPGELLLTFYAGTKVLNPDNKEVTDCNIWISRLSQDENSWSAPVVIASSQEIKAGTPVPCLDPVLCKTSTGKIHLFYKVGTSTENWTGYVKSSDDNGATWSTPRCLAPYGATGPHRCKPVELADGSLVFAATRGSWNFRASCTERANADLTQWEVSDLICRENLNEILQQPAIFRTGNNLRMLFRVRNLANIYTSVLSDHGQTWTQPSPTVLAGCDSSLDVVTLINGTTLLAYNDIVGSKRYRLVLMKPQDELAQEWEQIKTIAESEDQNTVFCYPSIIQDSNRLVHLVYVKDYQEICYETFHEEELI, from the coding sequence ATGAATAAAAGCTCTTATAAAAAAACAAATACCTTGTCTGTCTTATTATCCTTATTCTTACTTGTTACATGCGCGCACGCAACGCCGTCACTTCAGCTCTGCGACAACATGACACAAATGCACGCTCCCACGATTATTGAAGGCAATCCTGGCGAGCTCTTACTTACTTTTTATGCAGGAACAAAAGTTCTTAATCCTGACAACAAAGAAGTAACCGATTGCAATATCTGGATTTCTCGCTTGAGCCAAGACGAAAATAGCTGGAGCGCTCCAGTAGTTATTGCCTCAAGCCAAGAAATTAAAGCTGGAACTCCGGTCCCATGCCTTGACCCTGTGCTTTGTAAAACTTCTACCGGAAAAATTCACCTCTTTTACAAAGTTGGAACAAGCACTGAAAATTGGACCGGATATGTTAAAAGCTCTGATGACAATGGAGCAACCTGGTCGACACCACGCTGCCTTGCTCCGTATGGCGCAACCGGACCGCATCGGTGCAAACCAGTTGAACTTGCGGATGGATCGCTTGTTTTTGCAGCAACTCGAGGAAGCTGGAATTTTCGTGCTAGTTGTACTGAACGAGCAAATGCTGATCTTACCCAATGGGAAGTAAGTGATCTTATTTGCAGAGAAAATTTGAATGAAATACTCCAACAACCAGCAATTTTCCGTACAGGAAATAATCTACGAATGCTTTTTCGCGTAAGAAATCTTGCAAACATCTATACGTCTGTCTTGAGTGATCATGGTCAAACATGGACACAACCATCACCAACGGTGCTTGCAGGTTGCGATTCCAGCCTTGACGTCGTTACACTTATCAATGGAACAACATTATTGGCTTATAATGATATTGTAGGAAGTAAGCGGTACAGACTTGTTCTTATGAAACCTCAAGATGAGCTGGCTCAAGAATGGGAACAAATAAAAACTATTGCTGAGTCTGAAGATCAAAATACTGTATTTTGTTACCCATCGATTATCCAAGATTCCAATAGACTTGTGCACCTGGTCTATGTAAAAGACTACCAAGAAATTTGTTATGAGACTTTTCACGAAGAAGAGTTAATCTAG
- a CDS encoding fructose-6-phosphate aldolase, with protein sequence MKLFIDTADRTVISRWAKTGILDGVTTNPSHLSKQGGNMREVLKDICQMLPDGDISIEVVEKEPQAVYEQALEIAEFAENAVVKIPFAEEYLPIINRLTTQGIPLNITLVFTPLQGLMVAKLGVNYISPFMGRLEEIGVSSTTVIQDFVSMIENYEFDTEILAASIRTLSHWHEAMLAGADVATLPPALFEQAVKHPLTEKGIKIFDEDWKKLGKKSLFD encoded by the coding sequence ATGAAACTTTTTATCGATACCGCGGATCGCACGGTCATCAGCCGATGGGCAAAGACCGGAATTCTTGATGGCGTCACTACCAACCCATCACACCTGAGCAAACAAGGTGGCAATATGCGTGAAGTACTTAAAGACATTTGCCAAATGCTGCCTGATGGCGACATCAGTATTGAAGTGGTTGAAAAAGAGCCACAAGCGGTTTACGAGCAGGCACTTGAAATTGCAGAGTTTGCTGAAAACGCTGTCGTTAAAATTCCATTTGCTGAAGAGTATTTACCCATTATCAACCGGCTAACAACGCAAGGCATTCCCCTCAACATCACCCTAGTTTTTACACCTCTTCAAGGCTTGATGGTTGCAAAACTGGGAGTCAACTATATCTCCCCTTTCATGGGACGATTAGAAGAAATTGGGGTAAGTAGCACAACGGTTATTCAAGACTTTGTTTCAATGATTGAAAATTACGAATTTGATACTGAAATTTTGGCAGCATCAATTCGTACACTCAGCCACTGGCACGAAGCCATGCTTGCAGGAGCTGATGTTGCAACACTGCCACCCGCACTCTTTGAGCAAGCGGTTAAGCATCCATTGACTGAAAAAGGCATTAAGATTTTTGATGAAGACTGGAAGAAGCTGGGTAAGAAGTCTTTGTTTGATTAA
- a CDS encoding Holliday junction branch migration protein RuvA, which yields MIDYLQGVIKNITDKKVTVIAGGIGFGLHVPTTKDLSKDTESAFYIYFHWNAENGPSLYGFQDALARDVFLMIIDCPKIGPGIALNILSQLSPTQFLDVVASQNESGLSAINGIGPKKAEQIIVQLKHKIGSFIDKNRHVMEQQQSFVHWQNVSDVLSSLNYSKQEVGGALHFLTEKYTQQNCSLDQLLRAALSFLASKQAER from the coding sequence ATGATTGATTATCTACAAGGTGTTATAAAGAATATTACTGACAAAAAAGTGACGGTTATCGCTGGAGGAATAGGCTTTGGTCTTCATGTTCCTACAACCAAAGATTTAAGTAAAGACACTGAAAGTGCGTTTTACATTTACTTCCATTGGAACGCTGAAAATGGGCCTAGTTTGTATGGCTTTCAAGATGCTTTAGCGCGCGATGTTTTTTTAATGATTATTGATTGTCCAAAAATTGGTCCTGGCATTGCGCTCAATATTTTGTCACAACTTTCGCCAACTCAATTTTTAGATGTTGTTGCAAGTCAAAACGAATCGGGCTTAAGTGCTATTAATGGAATTGGACCTAAGAAAGCGGAGCAAATTATTGTTCAACTGAAGCATAAGATTGGAAGCTTTATTGATAAAAATCGTCATGTCATGGAACAGCAGCAAAGTTTTGTGCATTGGCAAAATGTGAGCGATGTTTTGAGTTCGCTTAATTATTCAAAACAAGAGGTTGGTGGCGCCTTACATTTTTTAACTGAAAAATATACACAGCAAAATTGCTCACTCGACCAACTACTCAGAGCAGCACTTTCATTTTTGGCAAGCAAGCAGGCCGAGCGGTGA
- a CDS encoding type II secretion system protein yields the protein MKQDHQAFSLIELLISLVLMLFICTMIIPHGHKHAQQQVIQELDRLEALFYSLQQRAMACGLDVQLTCNVAKQSYRYQTLQENELTAFLSQNIRFGVMPGTMGPPWQATEAVQTPITFAQLADAVEQENRIYFFSNGKISSGTIYLCDQGYTVGGALTCAVSQVSSIRKYLYDGKRWKLINSQ from the coding sequence GTGAAGCAAGATCATCAAGCATTTTCGCTTATTGAGCTTTTGATAAGCCTTGTGTTGATGCTTTTTATCTGTACCATGATTATTCCTCATGGTCATAAGCATGCACAACAACAGGTCATTCAAGAGCTTGACCGGCTTGAAGCGCTTTTTTACAGTTTGCAGCAAAGAGCTATGGCTTGTGGTCTTGATGTGCAATTAACATGCAATGTTGCCAAGCAATCCTACAGGTACCAAACATTGCAGGAAAATGAGTTGACCGCATTTTTAAGCCAGAATATTCGCTTTGGTGTTATGCCTGGAACCATGGGTCCTCCATGGCAGGCAACTGAAGCGGTACAAACGCCTATTACGTTTGCACAGTTAGCTGATGCTGTAGAGCAAGAAAACCGCATCTATTTCTTTTCAAATGGAAAAATTTCATCCGGTACTATCTATCTTTGTGACCAAGGGTATACGGTAGGAGGCGCTTTAACTTGTGCCGTATCTCAGGTATCCTCTATAAGGAAGTATTTGTACGATGGCAAGCGGTGGAAGCTCATTAACTCACAGTAG
- a CDS encoding nucleotidyl transferase AbiEii/AbiGii toxin family protein, whose protein sequence is MSIKLIEERLKEYSPASQRDELNSLKEIVQEIGLCALARADFFKIAAFQGGSCLRIIHKLNRFSEDLDFIMLKPDKIFVWEPFLKALQFEFTLYDLAFEVIDRSKADSAVKLAFLKDNSFGKVLLFKHPRSSSDKQSIQIKLEIDTNPPLGSSFENNFLDFPYPFSIITQDLPSLFASKCHALLCRPYVKGRDWYDFIWYVSKKIIPNYIHLQYALEQIGPWQNQKINVTDKWLIEALKDKIAIIDWHDAKRDAENFLRAHEREALKVWGEEFFLSTIKKFTDYL, encoded by the coding sequence ATGAGTATAAAACTTATAGAGGAACGGCTGAAAGAATATTCCCCAGCCTCGCAGCGAGACGAGTTGAATTCACTCAAAGAGATTGTCCAAGAGATTGGACTCTGTGCTCTTGCACGTGCTGATTTTTTTAAGATTGCAGCATTTCAAGGAGGCTCCTGTCTGCGCATTATTCATAAGCTCAATAGATTCTCAGAAGATCTTGATTTTATTATGCTCAAACCGGATAAAATTTTTGTATGGGAACCATTCTTAAAAGCACTGCAATTTGAATTTACGCTCTATGATTTAGCCTTTGAGGTAATTGACCGAAGTAAAGCAGATAGCGCCGTAAAGCTCGCATTTCTCAAAGATAACTCATTTGGCAAAGTCCTTCTTTTTAAACATCCACGAAGTTCTTCAGATAAACAATCGATTCAAATAAAACTCGAAATAGATACCAATCCACCATTAGGATCATCGTTCGAAAATAACTTTCTAGATTTCCCTTATCCTTTTTCAATTATCACACAAGATTTACCCAGCTTATTTGCAAGCAAATGCCATGCACTTTTATGCAGACCATACGTAAAAGGACGAGATTGGTACGATTTTATTTGGTATGTTTCCAAAAAAATTATTCCCAATTACATTCACTTACAATATGCACTGGAGCAGATAGGTCCTTGGCAAAATCAAAAAATTAATGTTACCGATAAATGGCTTATCGAAGCGTTAAAAGATAAAATAGCAATAATCGACTGGCACGATGCCAAAAGAGATGCTGAAAACTTTTTACGCGCTCATGAACGAGAAGCGCTCAAAGTATGGGGAGAAGAATTTTTTCTCTCAACCATTAAAAAATTTACTGATTATTTATAA